From a region of the Haematobia irritans isolate KBUSLIRL chromosome 4, ASM5000362v1, whole genome shotgun sequence genome:
- the LOC142233895 gene encoding uncharacterized protein LOC142233895, which produces MNSYTSEKNNFTNERNNCRRKLILMVKQHPILWNKTQENYNRNRPLKSHTWEEIAEQLGMSVDKIRRTWENLRDQYRRDLKREMKYGFKSKWRFFRDMDFIREMVTCKGQVNELSDSDSDTEVQEGQQFIDHNIESNVNFREPQHVSMPTTNPNNFQPIVLSKQWQNLDYRDDLHGVQEFVSLPPSQNSFPAMSSHIAAGKCDSSKDSGKDGMNPIDIMDMLAKKETDSDVEIECEYIAESRPEMQGHKSEDIGQPQSNPYGPLPRVYQTDSLVTTTIPQREYPPSEASTCHREPVNIPRNPHSDLPNPMDLMAMLAKREPQTDSDVEVDNEPPTSSQPRSSIASNQSQQESHITTSGLKRSIDERPLEMPALNSATNRRKKSNETADVETKDEDYYFVMSLLPSIRQIPRNRKFALRIGIMNLIAKDLEELCK; this is translated from the exons atgaatagttATACATCTGAAAAGAATAATTTCACCAATGAACGTAATAATTGCCGTCGTAAGTTGATACTCATGGTTAAACAACATCCAATATTGTGGAATAAAACTCAAGAAAATTACAATAGAAATCGTCCATTGAAATCGCATACGTGGGAAGAGATTGCCGAACAGCTGGGAATGTCGG tTGACAAAATCCGTCGCACCTGGGAGAACTTAAGGGATCAATATCGCCGAGATTTAAAACGTGAAATGAAATATGGCTTTAAATCGAAATGGCGATTTTTCCGAGATATGGATTTTATACGTGAGATGGTCACATGCAAGGGTCAAGTTAATGAATTATCCGATTCCGATTCGGACACTGAGGTACAGGAGGGCCAACAATTTATCGATCATAATATAGAGAGCAATGTGAACTTTAGGGAACCGCAACATGTTTCGATGCCCACAACAAATCCAAATAATTTTCAACCCATTGTATTAAGTAAACAATGGCAAAATCTTGACTATAGAGATGATCTACATGGGGTCCAAGAATTTGTGTCATTACCTCCATCACAAAATTCCTTCCCAGCAATGTCATCTCATATAGCTGCAGGGAAATGTGATTCATCTAAAGATTCCGGAAAAGATGGAATGAATCCAATTGACATTATGGATATGTTGGCCAAAAAGGAAACCGATTCGGATGTAGAAATTGAATGTGAATATATAGCAGAGTCTAGACCAGAGATGCAAGGTCACAAATCAGAGGATATTGGCCAGCCTCAATCAAATCCCTATGGACCTTTGCCTAGAGTTTACCAAACTGATTCATTGGTTACTACAACAATACCACAACGCGAATACCCACCTAGTGAAGCATCCACCTGCCACAGGGAGCCCGTAAATATACCCCGAAATCCACACAGTGATTTACCGAATCCCATGGATCTTATGGCTATGTTGGCCAAAAGAGAACCCCAAACCGATTCAGATGTGGAAGTCGATAATGAACCGCCAACTTCATCACAACCTAGATCTTCGATTGCCTCCAATCAAAGTCAACAAGAATCTCATATAACGACATCGGGCTTAAAACGGTCCATAGATGAAAGGCCCTTGGAAATGCCTGCCTTAAATAGTGCCACGAATAGACGCAAGAAGAGCAATGAGACAGCAGATGTGGAGACCAAAGATGaagattattattttgttatgaGTCTATTGCCTTCGATAAGGCAAATACCACGTAATCGAAAGTTTGCTTTACGCATTGGTATCATGAACCTAATAGCCAAGGATCTGGAAGAGTTGTGTAAATGA